A region from the Linepithema humile isolate Giens D197 chromosome 1, Lhum_UNIL_v1.0, whole genome shotgun sequence genome encodes:
- the elgi gene encoding E3 ubiquitin-protein ligase NRDP1 isoform X1, with protein sequence MGFDVNRFQGDVDEELVCPICSGVLEDPVQVSNVLQAPVCEHAFCRTCINEWINRQPTCPLDRTPITSAQLRAVPRILRNLLARLCINCDNIVYGCTAIVKLDSLASHLEQCEYNPKRPMLCEQGCSLIIPKNELKDHNCVRELRNLIQSQQQKLNDMKRELGEQQLQINEHKREIHLLKDFMRALRVSNPAMRAIADQMERDEVVRWSATLPRARVTRWGGMISTPDELLQTMIKRTLSEYNCPPHVIDELMENCHERKWPPGLNSLETRQNSRRQYDNYVCKRVPGKQAVLVLHCDNTHMPEDMMVEPGLVMIFAHGIE encoded by the exons ATGGGGTTCGACGTGAACCGCTTCCAGGGGGACGTAGATGAGGAGCTCGTGTGCCCGATATGCTCCGGTGTGCTTGAAGATCCCGTCCAG GTGAGCAATGTGTTGCAGGCACCAGTGTGTGAGCATGCCTTCTGTCGCACCTGCATTAACGAATGGATAAATCGCCAGCCTACTTGCCCTCTGGACCGCACGCCCATCACATCCGCTCAGCTCAGAGCAGTTCCCCGAATCCTGAGGAATCTACTAGCTCGCTTGTGCATTAATTGCGACAACATAGTGTACGGCTGCACCGCGATTGTTAAGCTGGACAGTCTGGCTTCACATCTCGAACAGTGCGAGTACAATCCAAAGAGACCAATGCTGTGCGAGCAGGGTTGCAGTCTGATCATCCCCAAGAACGAGCTCAAGGACCACAACTGCGTGCGCGAGCTCCGCAACCTGATACAGTCGCAGCAGCAGAAGCTGAACGACATGAAGCGTGAACTCGGCGAGCAGCAGCTGCAGATCAACGAGCACAAGCGCGAGATACACCTGCTGAAGGACTTTATGCGTGCGCTCCGGGTGTCGAATCCGGCGATGCGCGCAATCGCTGACCAGATGGAGAGGGACGAGGTTGTTAGATGGTCCGCCACTTTACCGCGCGCCAGGGTCACCAGGTGGGGTGGCATGATCTCCACGCCCGATGAGTTGCTACAG ACGATGATAAAGAGAACCCTGTCGGAGTACAATTGTCCGCCGCATGTCATCGACGAGCTGATGGAGAATTGCCACGAGAGGAAGTGGCCACCGGGCCTGAACTCCCTGGAGACCAGACAGAACTCTCGGCGGCAATATGACAACTACGTGTGCAAAAGAGTGCCTGGCAAACAAGCGGTGCTGGTCCTCCACTGTGATAACACGCACATGCCGGAGGACATGATGGTCGAGCCGGGCCTGGTGATGATCTTCGCGCATGGCATCGAGTAG
- the elgi gene encoding E3 ubiquitin-protein ligase NRDP1 isoform X2, producing MGFDVNRFQGDVDEELVCPICSGVLEDPVQAPVCEHAFCRTCINEWINRQPTCPLDRTPITSAQLRAVPRILRNLLARLCINCDNIVYGCTAIVKLDSLASHLEQCEYNPKRPMLCEQGCSLIIPKNELKDHNCVRELRNLIQSQQQKLNDMKRELGEQQLQINEHKREIHLLKDFMRALRVSNPAMRAIADQMERDEVVRWSATLPRARVTRWGGMISTPDELLQTMIKRTLSEYNCPPHVIDELMENCHERKWPPGLNSLETRQNSRRQYDNYVCKRVPGKQAVLVLHCDNTHMPEDMMVEPGLVMIFAHGIE from the exons ATGGGGTTCGACGTGAACCGCTTCCAGGGGGACGTAGATGAGGAGCTCGTGTGCCCGATATGCTCCGGTGTGCTTGAAGATCCCGTCCAG GCACCAGTGTGTGAGCATGCCTTCTGTCGCACCTGCATTAACGAATGGATAAATCGCCAGCCTACTTGCCCTCTGGACCGCACGCCCATCACATCCGCTCAGCTCAGAGCAGTTCCCCGAATCCTGAGGAATCTACTAGCTCGCTTGTGCATTAATTGCGACAACATAGTGTACGGCTGCACCGCGATTGTTAAGCTGGACAGTCTGGCTTCACATCTCGAACAGTGCGAGTACAATCCAAAGAGACCAATGCTGTGCGAGCAGGGTTGCAGTCTGATCATCCCCAAGAACGAGCTCAAGGACCACAACTGCGTGCGCGAGCTCCGCAACCTGATACAGTCGCAGCAGCAGAAGCTGAACGACATGAAGCGTGAACTCGGCGAGCAGCAGCTGCAGATCAACGAGCACAAGCGCGAGATACACCTGCTGAAGGACTTTATGCGTGCGCTCCGGGTGTCGAATCCGGCGATGCGCGCAATCGCTGACCAGATGGAGAGGGACGAGGTTGTTAGATGGTCCGCCACTTTACCGCGCGCCAGGGTCACCAGGTGGGGTGGCATGATCTCCACGCCCGATGAGTTGCTACAG ACGATGATAAAGAGAACCCTGTCGGAGTACAATTGTCCGCCGCATGTCATCGACGAGCTGATGGAGAATTGCCACGAGAGGAAGTGGCCACCGGGCCTGAACTCCCTGGAGACCAGACAGAACTCTCGGCGGCAATATGACAACTACGTGTGCAAAAGAGTGCCTGGCAAACAAGCGGTGCTGGTCCTCCACTGTGATAACACGCACATGCCGGAGGACATGATGGTCGAGCCGGGCCTGGTGATGATCTTCGCGCATGGCATCGAGTAG